The Achromobacter deleyi genome has a window encoding:
- a CDS encoding branched-chain amino acid ABC transporter permease, translating into MNGSLLLSQLLNGLQLGALLFLLSSGLTLIFGIMNFINLAHGSLYMIGAFLGATAYNASGSFAFSILAAVAGSGFVGVVLERLIARPLYRHDHLYQVLATFGLMMFFNELASVIWGSRPYYAAVPQALEGAVSLFGSDYPVYRLMIIGVGALVAVGAWFLIQRTRFGMLIRAGASNAPMASVLGANVDLLKTLLFLLGAVLAGVAGALAGPILSVQSGMGEPVLILALVVIVVGGIGSVRGTLVAALLIAMIDTLGRAFLPDLLRAVFDASVANAVGPALASMLIYILMAVVLAFRPQGLVFSARR; encoded by the coding sequence ATGAATGGATCGCTGCTGCTGTCGCAATTGCTCAATGGCCTGCAGCTGGGCGCGTTGTTGTTCCTGTTGTCGTCGGGGCTGACCCTGATCTTCGGCATCATGAACTTCATCAACCTGGCGCACGGTTCCCTGTACATGATCGGCGCCTTCCTGGGCGCGACCGCCTACAACGCCAGCGGGTCGTTCGCGTTCTCGATTCTGGCCGCGGTGGCTGGCAGCGGCTTTGTCGGGGTCGTGCTGGAACGGCTGATCGCGCGTCCGCTGTACCGGCACGATCATCTGTACCAGGTGCTGGCGACGTTCGGGCTGATGATGTTCTTCAATGAACTGGCATCGGTCATCTGGGGCAGCCGCCCTTACTACGCCGCGGTGCCGCAGGCGCTGGAGGGGGCGGTCAGCCTGTTCGGCAGCGACTACCCCGTCTACCGGCTCATGATCATTGGCGTCGGCGCGCTGGTGGCGGTGGGCGCGTGGTTCCTGATCCAGCGCACGCGCTTCGGCATGCTGATACGGGCGGGGGCGAGCAATGCGCCCATGGCCAGTGTGCTGGGCGCCAATGTCGACCTGCTGAAGACGCTGCTGTTCCTGTTGGGGGCGGTGTTGGCCGGCGTCGCGGGGGCGCTGGCCGGGCCGATACTCTCGGTGCAGTCCGGCATGGGCGAGCCGGTGCTGATCCTGGCGCTGGTGGTGATCGTGGTGGGCGGCATCGGCTCGGTGCGCGGCACGCTGGTGGCGGCATTGCTGATCGCCATGATAGACACGCTGGGCCGCGCCTTCCTGCCGGACCTGCTGCGCGCCGTGTTCGACGCGTCCGTCGCCAATGCGGTGGGGCCTGCGCTGGCGTCGATGCTGATCTACATCCTGATGGCCGTGGTGCTGGCGTTTCGCCCGCAAGGCCTGGTCTTTTCGGCGCGGCGCTGA
- a CDS encoding ABC transporter substrate-binding protein gives MQATTSGVAALAAAAALALAAPQAVRADIRIGFTGVLSGPQAALGQDQYDGLMLGIEQLGGSLGGQKAVVIREDDQLKPDVGAQIVQKFIEKDKVDVMVGLGFSNVLMAELRRIKESGVVALSTNAGPAPIAGRMCLPNLFVLGWQNDSMSEAMGKYVKDQGYKRAYLMSANYQAGKDKLAGFKRFYGGDPSDEVYTQLGQLDYSAEISRMQSAGPDALFAFYTGGVGVNFVRQLRQAGLMEKLPFFSESLIDSNTLTALKEQAVGAIYGTPWATTLDNPQNRKFVESFQAKYGRLPSEYAVGGYDAAFLLDAAVKAHGGKVGDSKSLAAAVKAAGATFPSVRGKFRFNTNNMPVQNLYAYQVVKDGDSIGLKQLATVLTDHQDAYVADCPFK, from the coding sequence ATGCAAGCAACCACGAGCGGCGTGGCCGCACTGGCCGCGGCCGCGGCATTGGCCCTGGCCGCGCCGCAGGCCGTCCGCGCCGATATCCGCATCGGTTTCACCGGCGTGTTGTCCGGGCCGCAGGCGGCGCTGGGCCAGGACCAGTACGACGGACTGATGCTGGGCATCGAGCAGTTGGGCGGCAGCCTGGGCGGACAGAAGGCCGTGGTGATCCGCGAAGACGATCAGCTCAAGCCCGACGTGGGCGCCCAGATCGTGCAGAAGTTCATCGAGAAGGACAAGGTCGACGTCATGGTCGGGCTGGGTTTCTCGAATGTGCTCATGGCCGAACTGCGGCGCATCAAGGAGTCGGGCGTGGTGGCGCTGTCCACCAACGCCGGGCCCGCGCCGATCGCCGGCCGCATGTGCCTGCCCAACCTGTTCGTGCTGGGCTGGCAGAACGACAGCATGTCGGAGGCGATGGGCAAGTACGTGAAAGACCAGGGCTACAAGCGCGCGTACCTGATGTCGGCCAACTACCAGGCGGGCAAGGACAAGCTGGCGGGCTTCAAGCGCTTCTATGGTGGCGATCCGTCCGACGAGGTCTACACGCAGCTGGGTCAGCTGGATTATTCGGCCGAGATCTCGCGCATGCAGTCCGCCGGACCCGACGCGCTGTTCGCCTTCTATACCGGCGGCGTGGGCGTGAACTTCGTCCGCCAGCTGCGCCAGGCCGGGCTGATGGAAAAGCTGCCGTTCTTCTCGGAAAGCCTGATCGACTCCAACACCTTGACCGCGCTGAAGGAACAGGCCGTGGGCGCGATCTATGGCACGCCCTGGGCGACCACGCTGGACAATCCGCAGAACCGCAAGTTCGTCGAGTCCTTCCAGGCCAAGTACGGCCGCCTGCCGTCGGAGTACGCGGTGGGCGGCTATGACGCGGCCTTTCTGCTGGACGCGGCCGTGAAGGCGCACGGCGGAAAGGTGGGCGACAGCAAGTCGCTGGCGGCGGCCGTGAAGGCGGCGGGCGCGACCTTCCCGTCGGTGCGCGGCAAGTTCCGCTTCAACACCAACAACATGCCGGTGCAGAACCTTTACGCCTACCAGGTGGTCAAGGACGGCGACAGCATCGGCCTGAAGCAGCTGGCCACCGTCCTGACCGACCATCAGGACGCCTACGTGGCGGACTGCCCGTTTAAGTGA
- a CDS encoding 2-hydroxymuconic semialdehyde dehydrogenase codes for MTDFRNFIDGRWVETGKTFDNRDPADNRLIGRVHEAGDAEVDAAVRAAKAALRGPWGLLKTQQRVELLHAVADGIIRRFDDFVDAEIADTGKPYELASHLDIPRGAANFKIFADLIRNVPNETFDLETPDGGHALNYGVRVPRGVIGVICPWNLPLLLMTWKVGPALACGNTVVVKPSEDTPGTATLLGEVMNEVGVPAGVYNVVHGFGPGSAGEKLSRHPLVDGITFTGETRTGEAIMQAAAVGVRPVSFELGGKNAGIVFADADFDRAVAGIARAAFDNTGQVCLGTERVYVQRPIFERFVAALGERARGFTLGRPKDPGVNLGPLISQRHRDKVLSYYARAREEGATVVAGGGVPEMPDGLAAGAWVQPTVWTGLPETSAVIQQEIFGPCCHIAPFDTEEEAIALANATPYGLAATVWTSNVGTAHRLGAALEVGICWINSWFLRDLRTAFGGAKQSGIGREGGVHSLEFYTELRNVCVKL; via the coding sequence ATGACCGATTTCCGCAATTTCATCGACGGCCGCTGGGTCGAGACCGGCAAGACCTTTGATAACCGCGATCCGGCCGACAACCGGCTGATCGGCCGGGTGCACGAGGCGGGCGACGCGGAGGTCGACGCCGCGGTGCGCGCGGCCAAGGCGGCGCTGCGCGGACCTTGGGGCTTGCTGAAAACGCAGCAAAGAGTGGAATTGCTGCACGCGGTGGCCGACGGCATCATCCGCCGCTTCGATGATTTCGTCGATGCCGAGATCGCCGACACCGGCAAGCCCTACGAGCTGGCCAGCCACCTGGACATCCCGCGCGGCGCGGCCAATTTCAAGATCTTCGCCGACCTGATCCGCAACGTACCGAACGAGACCTTCGACCTGGAAACGCCGGACGGCGGCCATGCCCTGAACTACGGGGTGCGCGTGCCGCGCGGGGTCATCGGCGTGATCTGCCCGTGGAACCTGCCGCTGCTGCTGATGACGTGGAAGGTCGGGCCGGCGCTGGCCTGCGGCAACACGGTAGTGGTCAAGCCGTCCGAGGACACGCCGGGCACCGCCACCTTGCTGGGCGAGGTGATGAACGAGGTCGGCGTGCCGGCCGGCGTCTACAACGTGGTGCATGGCTTCGGGCCCGGTTCGGCGGGTGAAAAGCTCAGCCGCCATCCGCTGGTGGACGGCATTACCTTCACGGGCGAGACGCGCACCGGCGAGGCCATCATGCAGGCCGCCGCCGTGGGTGTGCGGCCGGTGTCGTTCGAACTGGGCGGCAAGAACGCGGGCATCGTCTTCGCGGACGCCGACTTTGACCGCGCGGTGGCCGGCATTGCCCGCGCCGCCTTCGACAATACGGGGCAGGTCTGCCTGGGGACCGAACGCGTCTACGTGCAGCGGCCGATCTTCGAGCGGTTCGTGGCGGCGCTGGGTGAGCGGGCGCGCGGATTCACGCTGGGCCGGCCCAAGGATCCGGGCGTGAACCTGGGTCCGCTGATTTCGCAGCGGCATCGGGACAAGGTGCTCAGCTACTACGCCCGGGCCCGCGAAGAGGGCGCCACCGTGGTGGCGGGCGGCGGCGTGCCGGAAATGCCCGACGGACTGGCGGCGGGCGCCTGGGTCCAGCCCACCGTGTGGACCGGCCTGCCGGAAACGTCGGCCGTCATCCAGCAGGAGATCTTCGGGCCCTGCTGCCACATCGCGCCGTTCGATACGGAAGAAGAAGCCATCGCCCTGGCCAACGCGACGCCTTACGGGCTGGCGGCGACGGTGTGGACCAGCAATGTCGGCACCGCCCATCGGCTGGGCGCGGCGCTGGAGGTGGGCATCTGCTGGATCAATTCGTGGTTCCTGCGCGACCTGCGCACGGCGTTCGGCGGCGCCAAGCAGTCAGGCATCGGCCGTGAGGGCGGCGTGCATTCGCTGGAGTTCTATACCGAGCTGCGCAATGTCTGCGTAAAGCTCTGA
- a CDS encoding class II aldolase/adducin family protein encodes MSATRKNASGGQEALVRVAARALAKANLVHAYGHCSSRLDADHFLVCAARPMGLIAAGEAGTVVPVHGELPEGVLGEVRIHQHIYRLRPDVGGVVRSMPPTVMTLSSARVTPAPRHGMGSYFSPAVPLWDDPQLVRSDAQARGVAEALGAARAVAMRGNGAVVAAESLMHAVVLTWYLEDAARIEWQLRAAGLAEGGPVLAPQEAAVRAVGTGRIYERMWEYLTAGDPEGALADLSQPRAQ; translated from the coding sequence ATGAGCGCAACGCGCAAGAACGCCAGCGGCGGGCAGGAGGCGCTGGTGCGCGTCGCCGCGCGCGCGCTGGCCAAGGCCAATCTGGTGCATGCCTATGGGCACTGCAGCAGCCGGCTGGATGCGGACCATTTCCTGGTGTGCGCGGCGCGCCCCATGGGCCTGATCGCGGCTGGCGAGGCGGGCACGGTGGTGCCGGTGCATGGCGAGCTGCCCGAGGGCGTGCTGGGCGAAGTGCGCATCCACCAGCATATCTACCGTCTGCGCCCGGACGTGGGAGGGGTGGTGAGGTCCATGCCGCCCACCGTCATGACCCTGTCGTCCGCCCGCGTCACGCCCGCGCCGCGTCACGGCATGGGCTCTTATTTCTCGCCCGCCGTGCCGCTTTGGGACGACCCGCAACTGGTGCGCAGCGACGCGCAGGCGCGCGGCGTGGCCGAGGCGCTGGGCGCGGCGCGCGCGGTCGCGATGCGCGGCAACGGGGCGGTGGTGGCCGCGGAGTCGCTGATGCACGCGGTCGTGCTGACCTGGTATCTGGAAGACGCGGCCCGCATCGAATGGCAGTTGCGCGCGGCCGGGCTGGCCGAGGGCGGGCCCGTGCTTGCGCCGCAAGAAGCCGCCGTCCGTGCCGTGGGCACCGGACGCATCTATGAACGCATGTGGGAATACCTGACCGCTGGCGACCCGGAAGGCGCACTGGCGGACCTGTCACAACCGAGGGCGCAATGA
- a CDS encoding VOC family protein has translation MIRLHDIRYVRLGTRDLDAAVRYATTVLGLELARKEHGAAYFKSDSRDHTLCYFEGDPRDHTAAFEVDTPEELERAGAVLERSGYQVDAGRREDAEQRYVRDFLRFTDPSGNRIELVYAPQHSGRRYFPGRDAGVTGFSHIGLRTLDPRRDEAFWTGLLSARVSDRIGEAPLLRIDEVHHKIALFPSTYPGVQHINHQVESIDDIMRAWYQLREWNVPIRFGPGRHPTSGAMFLYFDGPDGMIYEYSTGVRLISAEEEKSHRPRSFPAVPSSFCMWGAKPDIPEFKT, from the coding sequence GTGATACGGCTACATGACATCCGGTATGTCCGGCTGGGCACCCGCGATCTGGATGCGGCGGTGCGCTATGCGACCACGGTGCTGGGACTGGAGCTGGCCCGCAAGGAACATGGGGCGGCCTATTTCAAGTCCGACTCGCGTGATCACACCCTTTGCTACTTCGAAGGCGACCCCCGCGATCACACCGCCGCGTTCGAGGTGGATACGCCGGAAGAGCTTGAGCGCGCCGGCGCGGTGCTGGAACGCAGCGGCTACCAGGTCGACGCGGGCCGGCGCGAGGACGCCGAGCAGCGCTATGTGCGCGACTTCCTGCGTTTCACCGACCCGTCCGGCAACCGCATCGAGCTGGTCTATGCGCCGCAGCACAGCGGCCGGCGCTATTTTCCCGGCCGCGACGCCGGCGTGACCGGGTTTTCGCATATAGGTCTGCGCACGCTGGACCCGCGCCGCGACGAGGCCTTCTGGACGGGCTTGCTGTCCGCCCGGGTCAGCGACCGCATCGGCGAAGCGCCGCTGCTGCGCATCGATGAGGTCCATCACAAGATCGCGCTGTTCCCGTCCACGTATCCGGGCGTGCAGCACATCAACCATCAGGTCGAGAGCATCGACGACATCATGCGCGCCTGGTATCAGCTGCGCGAATGGAATGTCCCGATCCGCTTTGGTCCCGGCCGGCATCCGACCTCGGGCGCCATGTTCCTGTACTTCGACGGTCCGGACGGGATGATCTACGAATACTCCACCGGCGTGCGGCTGATCAGCGCCGAAGAGGAAAAGTCCCATCGGCCGCGCAGCTTTCCCGCCGTGCCGTCATCGTTCTGCATGTGGGGCGCCAAGCCCGATATCCCGGAGTTCAAGACATGA
- a CDS encoding GntR family transcriptional regulator produces MSDGASLPSLAHTASANTLVGAAYVNLRRDIIQGKLPPGSRLRVEHLKDDYGVGAGTLREALALLVSDALVIAQGQRGFHVTPISLEDFRDITENRVLLETEALRQSIAVGDDNWESAVLAAFHRLSKAEQRLAADPEARFDEWEQRNREFHRELISACPSRWMHHFLGILYQQAERYRRLAVTRKPIARDLHDEHQGILDATLARDADTACTLLAAHIRLTYDAVARLPADLFTSA; encoded by the coding sequence ATGTCAGACGGCGCATCCCTCCCCTCGCTTGCCCACACCGCCTCGGCCAACACCCTGGTGGGCGCGGCCTATGTCAATCTGCGGCGCGACATCATCCAGGGCAAGCTCCCGCCCGGCTCGCGCCTGCGCGTCGAGCACCTGAAGGACGATTACGGCGTGGGCGCCGGCACGCTGCGCGAAGCGCTGGCGCTGCTGGTGTCGGATGCGCTGGTCATCGCGCAGGGACAGCGCGGTTTCCACGTCACGCCCATTTCGCTGGAAGACTTCCGCGACATCACCGAAAACCGCGTGCTGCTGGAAACCGAAGCGCTGCGCCAGTCGATCGCGGTCGGCGACGACAATTGGGAAAGCGCCGTGCTGGCCGCCTTTCATCGGTTGAGCAAGGCAGAGCAGCGTCTGGCGGCGGATCCGGAAGCCCGATTCGATGAATGGGAGCAGCGCAACCGCGAATTCCACCGCGAACTGATCAGCGCCTGCCCCTCGCGCTGGATGCATCATTTCCTGGGCATCCTGTACCAGCAGGCCGAGCGCTACCGTCGCCTGGCCGTCACCCGCAAGCCCATCGCGCGCGACCTGCACGACGAGCACCAGGGCATCCTCGACGCCACGCTGGCGCGCGACGCCGACACCGCCTGTACCTTGCTCGCCGCCCATATCCGGCTGACCTACGACGCCGTGGCGCGGCTGCCCGCCGACCTGTTCACGTCGGCCTGA